Proteins from a single region of Flavobacterium sp. K5-23:
- a CDS encoding sodium-translocating pyrophosphatase, which translates to MNTFMIWMPIVMAFVGLAFMLAKRAWVLKQDPGDGKMKEISDYIYEGALAFLKAEYRLLTFFVIGASIVLTGLSIVVPTTHILIVVAFVFGAFFSALAGNMGMKIATKTNVRTTQAARTSLPQALKVSFGGGTVMGLGVAGLAVLGLTSFFIFFFHFFMNGVWTSTEDMTIVLETLAGFSLGAESIALFARVGGGIYTKAADVGADLVGKVEAGIPEDDPRNPATIADNVGDNVGDVAGMGADLFGSYVATVLAAMVLGNYVIKDMGGKIDDAFGGIGPILLPMAIAGFGILFSIIGTMLVKITDDNAKEAQVQKALNIGNWVSIGLTLVACYFLVQYMLPETMKMDFFGEGSKDISSMRVFYATIVGLVVGASISSVTEYYTGLGTKPVMAIVQKSSTGAGTNVIAGLATGMISTFPTVLLFAAAIWTSYALAGFYGVALAASAMMATTAMQLAIDAFGPISDNAGGIAEMSELPKEVRTRTDILDSVGNTTAATGKGFAIASAALTSLALFAAYVTFTGIDGINIFKAPVLAMLFVGGMIPVVFSALAMNSVGKAAMDMVYEVRRQFKEIPGIMEGTGKPDYAKCVDISTKAALREMMLPGILTIGFPIAIVLLGKLVYSDNNQMIAEMLGGYMAGVTVSGVLWAVFQNNAGGAWDNAKKSFEAGVMINGEMTFKGSDAHKAAVTGDTVGDPFKDTSGPSMNILIKLTCLIGLVIAPILGNGTHTISDTATCCISAAQCDSKSKEECVAKGCANTNCDYMAHSNKMMHSVTKEVTIEKTNDNGVVTATITSTINGNVEKNVFKGTEAEVQAKIDALK; encoded by the coding sequence ATGAACACATTTATGATTTGGATGCCAATAGTAATGGCATTTGTTGGGCTTGCATTTATGCTTGCAAAAAGAGCTTGGGTATTAAAACAAGATCCAGGTGATGGAAAAATGAAAGAAATTTCAGATTACATCTACGAAGGAGCATTGGCATTTCTTAAAGCAGAATATAGATTATTAACCTTTTTTGTAATAGGAGCGAGTATCGTTTTGACCGGACTTTCAATTGTAGTTCCTACTACTCACATTTTAATTGTAGTTGCTTTTGTTTTCGGAGCCTTTTTCTCAGCGCTTGCTGGAAATATGGGAATGAAAATAGCAACTAAAACTAACGTTAGAACAACACAAGCAGCAAGGACTAGTTTGCCTCAGGCATTAAAAGTGTCTTTTGGCGGAGGAACTGTAATGGGTCTTGGTGTTGCAGGTTTAGCCGTTTTAGGTTTAACCTCATTCTTTATATTCTTTTTTCATTTTTTCATGAACGGTGTGTGGACTTCTACGGAAGACATGACTATAGTATTAGAAACATTAGCCGGGTTTTCTCTTGGAGCTGAATCTATTGCTTTGTTTGCACGTGTAGGTGGAGGTATTTACACTAAAGCTGCCGATGTTGGTGCGGATTTAGTAGGTAAAGTAGAAGCAGGAATTCCTGAAGATGATCCACGTAATCCAGCGACTATTGCTGACAATGTGGGGGATAACGTAGGTGATGTTGCTGGTATGGGAGCTGATTTATTTGGTTCTTATGTTGCTACAGTATTAGCCGCAATGGTACTTGGTAATTATGTTATCAAGGATATGGGTGGTAAAATTGATGATGCTTTTGGCGGTATCGGACCTATCTTATTGCCAATGGCAATTGCAGGTTTCGGAATCCTTTTTTCTATCATTGGTACAATGCTGGTAAAAATCACTGATGATAATGCAAAAGAAGCACAGGTTCAAAAAGCTTTAAATATTGGTAACTGGGTTTCTATTGGTTTAACACTTGTAGCTTGTTATTTCCTTGTACAATATATGTTGCCTGAAACTATGAAAATGGATTTCTTTGGTGAAGGATCTAAAGACATCTCTTCAATGCGTGTTTTCTACGCTACCATTGTTGGTTTAGTTGTTGGAGCTTCAATTTCTTCAGTAACGGAATATTACACGGGATTAGGAACAAAACCAGTTATGGCTATCGTGCAAAAATCAAGCACGGGAGCTGGAACTAACGTAATTGCAGGTTTAGCAACAGGAATGATTTCTACGTTTCCAACAGTATTGTTATTTGCTGCTGCAATTTGGACTTCCTACGCTTTAGCTGGATTTTATGGGGTTGCCTTGGCAGCTTCTGCAATGATGGCAACAACTGCTATGCAACTGGCAATCGATGCATTTGGACCTATTTCTGATAATGCAGGAGGAATCGCTGAGATGAGTGAATTGCCAAAAGAAGTTCGTACAAGAACGGATATATTGGATTCAGTAGGAAATACTACGGCTGCAACTGGTAAAGGTTTTGCAATTGCTTCGGCGGCATTGACTTCACTGGCTTTATTTGCTGCTTATGTAACTTTTACTGGAATTGACGGGATCAATATATTTAAAGCGCCTGTTTTAGCGATGTTATTTGTAGGAGGGATGATTCCTGTGGTTTTCTCTGCTTTGGCAATGAATTCTGTAGGTAAGGCCGCTATGGATATGGTATATGAAGTGCGTCGTCAGTTTAAGGAAATTCCAGGGATTATGGAAGGAACCGGAAAGCCAGATTATGCTAAATGCGTTGACATCTCTACTAAGGCCGCATTGCGTGAAATGATGCTTCCTGGAATATTGACAATTGGTTTCCCTATTGCAATTGTTCTTTTAGGGAAATTGGTTTATAGTGATAACAATCAAATGATAGCTGAAATGCTTGGAGGATATATGGCAGGAGTTACCGTTTCTGGTGTTCTTTGGGCTGTTTTTCAAAACAATGCAGGAGGTGCTTGGGACAATGCCAAGAAATCTTTTGAAGCAGGAGTGATGATCAACGGTGAAATGACATTCAAAGGTTCTGATGCGCATAAAGCAGCTGTAACTGGAGATACAGTAGGAGATCCATTTAAAGACACTTCTGGACCATCGATGAACATCTTGATTAAGTTGACTTGTTTAATAGGGCTTGTTATTGCGCCTATTTTAGGAAACGGTACGCATACAATATCTGATACTGCCACTTGTTGTATTAGTGCGGCTCAATGCGATTCCAAATCTAAAGAAGAATGTGTTGCTAAAGGTTGTGCAAATACAAATTGTGACTACATGGCGCATTCTAATAAAATGATGCATTCAGTGACTAAAGAAGTTACCATTGAAAAAACAAATGACAATGGAGTTGTTACTGCAACAATAACTTCTACGATTAATGGTAATGTAGAAAAAAATGTTTTTAAAGGAACGGAAGCTGAAGTTCAGGCAAAAATTGATGCTTTGAAATAA
- a CDS encoding deoxynucleoside kinase, whose protein sequence is MHIAIAGNIGSGKTTLTRLLAKHFKWEPHFEDVVDNPYLDDFYHQMERWSFNLQIYFLNSRFRQVKQIRESGKKIIQDRTIYEDAHIFAPNLYSMGLMTNRDFQNYSSLFELMESTVKAPDLLIYLRSSIPNLVGQIHKRGRDYESTISIDYLSRLNERYEAWIHTYDRGKLLIIDVDNINFVDKPEDLGTIINRIDAEINGLF, encoded by the coding sequence ATGCACATAGCAATAGCAGGAAATATAGGGTCAGGAAAAACTACTTTAACTCGTTTATTAGCGAAACATTTTAAATGGGAACCTCATTTTGAGGATGTGGTTGACAATCCATATCTAGATGATTTTTACCATCAGATGGAGCGTTGGTCCTTTAATTTACAGATTTATTTCCTCAATAGTCGTTTTAGACAGGTGAAACAAATTCGCGAAAGCGGTAAAAAAATCATCCAAGACAGGACCATTTATGAAGATGCACATATTTTTGCGCCCAATCTTTATTCAATGGGATTAATGACCAATCGTGATTTTCAAAATTATTCTTCTCTTTTTGAATTGATGGAATCAACGGTTAAAGCTCCTGATTTATTAATCTATTTAAGAAGTTCTATACCTAATTTAGTGGGGCAAATTCATAAACGTGGGCGTGATTACGAATCCACGATTTCTATTGACTATTTAAGCCGTTTAAATGAACGTTACGAAGCATGGATTCATACTTACGATAGAGGTAAATTATTAATTATAGACGTAGACAACATTAACTTTGTTGATAAACCTGAAGATTTAGGAACCATTATCAACAGAATCGACGCAGAGATAAACGGTTTGTTTTAG
- a CDS encoding GLPGLI family protein yields the protein MNKYFVSAAFAIVSFLGINAQEFQGMAVYESKTSTSDMKTRMEGNKDMTPDMKKMIEDRMKSMFEKTFILNFDKSASIYKEEEKLEAQGQGGGGMRMMSSMMGGGGSYYKNVKEKTYVVDKEFMGKEFLVKDSLPNLKWKMEGETRVIGGYNCFKATAVLPVSKSDFRNFRPKKEEKEEVKTDEKEKKTNFMADLEMPKETVVTAWYTPEIPVNQGPDKYWGLPGLILEINDGKTVVLCSKVVLNPKTKADIKAPTKGKTISQNDYDETVMKKMKEMQEMNQGREGNGGMRMRIGH from the coding sequence ATGAATAAATATTTTGTAAGCGCTGCATTTGCCATAGTTTCTTTTTTAGGGATTAATGCTCAGGAATTTCAAGGAATGGCGGTTTATGAGTCTAAAACCAGCACTTCTGATATGAAAACCAGAATGGAAGGTAATAAAGACATGACTCCAGACATGAAAAAAATGATTGAAGACCGAATGAAGTCTATGTTTGAAAAAACATTTATTCTTAATTTCGATAAGTCAGCCTCTATTTATAAAGAAGAAGAAAAATTAGAAGCCCAAGGTCAAGGCGGTGGTGGAATGAGAATGATGAGCTCTATGATGGGTGGTGGCGGTTCCTATTACAAAAATGTAAAAGAGAAAACCTATGTGGTTGACAAGGAATTTATGGGTAAAGAATTTTTAGTAAAAGATTCATTGCCTAATTTAAAATGGAAAATGGAAGGGGAAACCCGTGTGATAGGAGGATATAATTGCTTTAAAGCAACAGCTGTTCTTCCTGTAAGCAAGTCTGATTTTAGAAATTTTAGACCTAAAAAGGAAGAGAAGGAAGAAGTGAAAACTGATGAAAAAGAAAAGAAAACAAACTTCATGGCAGATCTTGAAATGCCAAAGGAAACGGTTGTTACGGCTTGGTACACGCCTGAAATTCCAGTTAATCAAGGACCTGATAAATACTGGGGATTACCTGGTTTGATATTGGAAATAAATGATGGCAAAACGGTTGTTTTATGTTCTAAAGTAGTGTTAAATCCAAAAACTAAAGCGGATATCAAAGCACCGACAAAAGGAAAGACAATTTCTCAAAATGATTATGACGAAACGGTTATGAAAAAAATGAAGGAAATGCAGGAAATGAATCAAGGTCGTGAAGGAAATGGCGGAATGCGTATGCGTATTGGGCATTAA
- a CDS encoding carboxypeptidase-like regulatory domain-containing protein, translating into MKKLLFIAFLFICSFSYSQSIKLEGVVTDTKATSLEMANVMAVNNDTKAMDSYAITNDKGKFVLNLKPNAAYSIKISYLGMQNKEIEIITSNENITKTIVLQEGGIELNGVEIIREMPVSIKGDTIVYNADSFKSGTERKLEDILKKLPGVEVNADGEVEVEGKKVTKLMIDGKDFFDGDTKLGVKNIPADAIDKVQVLRNYSEIGALKGVENNQDNLAMNIKLKSGKKNFWFGDVTAGIGAYNEWDRYIVNPKLFYYSPNYSVNFITNFNNIGELPLTAQDYFKFTGGFRSMMRKGGSNFNVSSNDLGISLLRNNRAKEIETQFGAGNFSYNVTKAWTLSGFAILSSSDTELETKSQSTILDSGNQQKSDENSRQNNNLGLFKLSSSFKPNKKLQFDYDVLAKLTKQSEISSLQRESIINNNSTTETIITDKNQDPTSVNQNLSLYYTKNDKNIFAFEMQHLYQDENPFYNANLQTQPFNLSGYVSGQNRNDLNQNRFVKTNKLDAKLDYYYMVTPKSNINVTLGNTNSYQNFNSHIFQMLDNGVANNLTDSQNNNQVTYDFNDVFLGLHYKMLLGKLTFTPGVSLHYYDMNNGQLGTGFTQSFYRVLPDVFALYQIKKAESLTYNFSLSNDFTDINRLAEGFVLSSFNSLFRGNRELENATSQVHSLRYFKYNMFNFENIFANASYSRKVDAVKSRANFVGINQSTSPFNSNLADETLSGAGSYGRSFLKNYKASANVSLNWSKFNNIQNNLQATTESYTQSYTVKASTNYKNMPNLEVGYNLVANKYSGSTFITEKPFAKLDYYFLKSFSFVTEYEFYHYYNKSRTVENEYDFLTASLIYQKKGSKWEYKVAATNILNTQTLNDDNFSQFSTRTSQYSVQPRYVVFSLRYNL; encoded by the coding sequence ATGAAAAAATTACTATTTATTGCCTTTCTTTTTATTTGTTCATTTTCTTATTCTCAATCTATCAAACTGGAAGGGGTCGTTACTGATACAAAAGCAACTTCTCTTGAAATGGCCAATGTTATGGCTGTGAATAATGACACAAAAGCCATGGATTCCTATGCCATTACAAATGATAAAGGGAAATTCGTGCTTAATTTAAAGCCTAACGCAGCTTATAGTATAAAAATAAGTTATTTAGGAATGCAGAATAAAGAAATAGAAATCATTACTTCTAATGAAAATATTACTAAAACAATTGTGCTTCAAGAAGGGGGTATTGAATTAAACGGAGTTGAAATTATCCGTGAAATGCCGGTTTCCATTAAAGGCGATACAATAGTTTATAACGCTGACTCATTTAAATCAGGTACTGAAAGAAAGCTGGAAGATATACTTAAAAAATTACCTGGTGTAGAAGTAAATGCAGATGGAGAAGTTGAGGTTGAAGGGAAAAAAGTCACTAAGTTAATGATTGACGGAAAAGATTTTTTTGACGGGGATACAAAACTTGGAGTAAAAAACATTCCTGCTGATGCAATTGATAAAGTGCAGGTATTGAGAAATTACAGTGAAATTGGCGCTCTGAAAGGGGTTGAGAATAATCAGGATAATTTAGCGATGAATATCAAGTTAAAATCAGGAAAGAAGAATTTTTGGTTTGGAGATGTTACCGCTGGTATTGGAGCTTATAATGAATGGGATCGTTATATCGTAAACCCTAAATTATTCTATTACAGTCCTAACTACAGTGTGAATTTCATAACTAACTTTAATAACATTGGTGAGTTGCCATTAACCGCACAGGATTATTTTAAGTTTACCGGTGGATTCAGGAGTATGATGAGAAAGGGAGGAAGCAATTTTAATGTTTCTTCTAACGATTTAGGGATTTCACTATTGAGAAACAATCGCGCCAAGGAAATTGAAACGCAATTTGGTGCTGGTAATTTTTCTTATAATGTTACAAAAGCATGGACATTAAGTGGATTTGCAATTTTGTCTTCATCAGATACGGAGCTGGAAACTAAATCTCAATCAACAATATTAGATTCTGGAAACCAGCAAAAAAGTGATGAAAATTCACGTCAGAACAACAACTTAGGATTGTTTAAATTGAGTTCTTCTTTCAAACCCAATAAAAAACTACAGTTTGATTATGATGTTCTTGCTAAATTGACAAAACAAAGCGAGATTAGTTCTTTACAAAGAGAATCAATTATAAATAATAACTCTACAACCGAAACGATAATCACAGATAAAAATCAAGATCCTACATCAGTTAATCAAAATCTAAGTTTGTATTATACTAAAAATGATAAAAACATTTTTGCTTTCGAAATGCAACATTTGTATCAGGACGAAAACCCTTTCTATAATGCTAATTTGCAAACGCAACCCTTTAATTTAAGTGGGTATGTTTCTGGGCAAAATAGAAACGACTTGAATCAAAACCGTTTTGTGAAAACAAATAAATTAGATGCAAAACTTGATTACTATTATATGGTTACACCAAAAAGTAATATCAATGTAACTTTAGGTAATACTAATTCATATCAAAATTTCAATTCCCATATCTTTCAAATGTTAGATAATGGAGTCGCAAATAATTTGACTGATTCACAAAATAACAATCAGGTTACTTATGATTTTAATGATGTGTTTTTAGGATTACATTATAAAATGTTATTAGGAAAATTAACTTTTACACCAGGTGTGAGTTTGCATTATTATGATATGAATAATGGGCAACTTGGAACTGGATTTACGCAGTCATTTTATAGAGTTTTGCCGGATGTTTTTGCTTTATACCAAATAAAAAAAGCCGAATCTTTGACCTATAATTTCTCGTTGTCAAATGACTTTACTGATATAAATAGATTGGCAGAAGGATTTGTTTTGTCTAGTTTCAATAGTTTATTTAGAGGAAATAGAGAATTAGAAAACGCCACTTCTCAAGTGCATTCATTGCGTTATTTTAAGTATAATATGTTTAATTTCGAAAATATTTTTGCTAATGCATCCTATTCTAGAAAAGTTGACGCGGTAAAATCAAGAGCTAATTTTGTTGGGATTAATCAGTCAACAAGTCCTTTCAACTCTAATCTTGCTGACGAAACGCTTTCAGGAGCGGGAAGTTACGGTCGTTCGTTTTTAAAGAACTATAAAGCCTCTGCAAATGTAAGTTTGAACTGGTCTAAATTCAATAATATTCAAAATAACCTTCAAGCGACTACTGAGAGTTATACTCAAAGTTATACCGTGAAAGCATCGACTAATTATAAGAACATGCCTAATTTAGAAGTTGGTTATAACTTAGTTGCTAATAAATACAGTGGATCTACATTTATAACGGAGAAACCTTTTGCTAAACTGGATTATTACTTTTTGAAGAGTTTCTCTTTTGTGACTGAATATGAGTTCTATCACTATTACAATAAGTCTAGAACGGTTGAAAACGAATATGATTTTTTAACAGCCAGTTTGATTTATCAAAAGAAAGGTAGTAAGTGGGAGTATAAAGTTGCTGCAACTAATATCCTGAATACACAGACATTAAATGATGATAATTTCTCTCAGTTTTCTACCAGAACTTCACAATATTCGGTTCAACCTAGATATGTTGTTTTTAGTTTAAGGTATAATTTGTAA
- a CDS encoding outer membrane beta-barrel protein — translation MKNVAIVFAFFTFGFANSQAPLAAGGLQLNAGIGSSGWGTPVYFGLDYGIASNFTLGGELSYQSYNQKFGSSNLKSSIIGIQANGNYHFNEVLKIPSQWDFYAGANLSYYNWNSKFDGIKYDYNDEDNFGIGLQLGSRYFFNDNFGVNIQFGGGNVVNSAKVGVTFKM, via the coding sequence ATGAAGAATGTCGCTATAGTATTTGCTTTTTTTACTTTTGGTTTCGCTAATTCACAAGCTCCTTTAGCAGCAGGAGGGTTGCAGTTAAATGCAGGTATAGGTTCTTCAGGATGGGGAACGCCAGTTTATTTTGGTCTTGATTACGGTATTGCAAGTAACTTTACACTTGGTGGAGAGTTGTCTTACCAATCGTATAATCAAAAATTTGGCTCAAGTAATTTAAAAAGTTCGATTATTGGCATTCAAGCCAATGGTAATTACCATTTCAACGAAGTGTTGAAAATTCCTAGTCAATGGGATTTTTATGCTGGTGCAAACTTGAGCTACTATAATTGGAATTCTAAATTTGATGGAATTAAATACGATTATAATGATGAAGATAATTTTGGTATTGGATTACAATTAGGTAGTCGTTATTTTTTCAATGACAATTTTGGAGTTAATATTCAATTTGGTGGAGGTAATGTTGTAAATAGTGCTAAAGTTGGAGTCACATTTAAAATGTAA